atatatatatatatatatatatatatatatatatatattagtatacaAAACataaagaacacctgctctttccatgactgaccaggtgaaagctatgatcccttattgatgtcacttgataAATCAACTTCAATCAATTTAGATGAAAGGAAGGAGAGGATAAAGAATgatttgtaagccttgagacatgaattatgtatgtgtgccattcagagcgtGCATGTGCAAGACAAAAaatataagtgcctttgaacggggtatggtagtagttgccagacgcaccggtttgtgtcaagaagtgtaatgctgctgggtttttcacactcagtttcctgtgtgtatcaagaatgtcccaccacccaaaggtcatccagccaacttcaaaactgtgggaagcattggagtcaacataagccagtatccctgtggaacgctttcgaacaccttgtagagtctatgccctgacgaattaaggctgttctggggtggtcctaatgtttggtatactcagtgtatatttttcGGATAAAAACACTGtcgtttgttattctgtctttcatcTGAGCTTAGGCAGAGTCCATGTCCTCCTGAAAGATGCACAGTACTGATCTATTCAAGATGCCACAAAGTCATTTTCAGGTCCGTGAATGTTCTGCGGAGGGGTCTATCCACACCGGTCTCGATGTAACCATCCACggacttaaatcagttctaccaaatttctatcaacatgttaaatgtgcaaccagagggaaaacaattctagatcacctgtactccacacacagagacccgtacaaagctctccctcgccctccgttTGGTAAATCttaccacaactctatcctcctgattcctgcttacaagcaaaaattcaaacaggaagcaccagtgactcggtctataaaaaagtggtcagatgaagcagatgctaaactacaggactgttttgctatcacagaccgGAACATGTTCcatgattcttccgatggcattgaggagtacaccacatcagtcactggctttatcaataagtgcatcgaggacgtcgtccccacagtgactgtacgtacataccccaaccagaagccatggattacaggcaacattcacactgagctaaagggtagagctgacgccttcaaggtgcgggactctaacctggaagcttacaagaaatcctgctatgccctgcgacgaaccatcaaacaggcaaagcgtcaatacagggctaagattgaatcatactacaccggctccgacgctcatcttatgtggcagggcttgcaaactattacagactacaaagggaagcacagctgcgagctgcccagtgacacaagcctaccagacgagctaaatcacttctatgctcacttcgaggcaagcaacactgaggcatgcatgagagcatcagctgttccggtcgactgtgtgatcacgctctccgtagccgacgtgagtaagacctttaaacaggtcaacatacacaaggctgcggggccagacggattaccaagatgtgtgctccgggcatgtgctgaccaactggcaggtgtcttcactgacattttcaacatgtccctgattgagtctgtaataccaacatgtttcaagcagaccacaatagtgcctgtgcccaagaacacaaaggcaacctgcctaaatgactacagacccgtagcactcacgtccgtagccatgaagtgctttgaaaggttggtaatggctcacaacaccattatcccagaaaccttagacccactccaatttgcatacctcccaaacagatccacagatgatgcaatctctattgcactctacactgccctttcccacctggacaaaaggaacacttatgtgagaatgctactcattgactacagctcaacgttcaacatcaaagtaccctcaaagctcatcactaagctaaggatcctggttctaaacacctccctctgcaactggatcgtggacttcctgacgggccgcccccaggtggtgagggtaggtagcaacacgtctgccacgctgatcctcaatactggagctccacaggggtgcgtgctcagtcccctcctgtactccctgttcacccacgactgcatggccaggcacgactccagcaccatcattaagtttgcagacgacacaacagtggtaggccctcaacgtaaccaagactaaggagatgattgtggactacaggaaaaggaggaccgagcacgcccccattctcatcgacggggctgtagtggagcaggttgagagcttcaagttcctcggtgtccacatcaacaacaaactagaatggtccaaacacaccaagacagtcgtgaagagggcactacaaagcatattccccctcaggaaactaaaaagatttggtatgggtcctgacatcctcaaaaggttctacagttgcaacatcaagagcatcctgactggttgcatcactgtctggtacggcaattgcttggcctctgaccgcaaggcactatagagggtagtgcgtacggcccagtacatcactggggctaagctgcctgccatccaggacctctacaccaggcggtgtcagaggaaggccctaaaaattgtcaaagaccccagccaccccagtcatagactgttctgtctactaccacatggcaagcggtaccagagtgccaagtctaggacaaaaaggcttcacaacagtttttacccccaagccataagactcctgaacaggtaatcaaatgactacccgggctatttgcattgtgtgccaccCCCAACCCCTCGTTTTACATTGCTACTACTCtcagtttatcatatatgcatagtcactttaactatacattcatgtacatactacctcaattgggccgaccaaccagtgctcccgcacattggttaaccgggctatctgcattgtgtcccgccacccaccaacccctcttttacgctactgctactctctgttcatcatatatgcatagtcaatttaaccatatctacatgtacagtgggggaaaaaagtatttgatcccctgctgattttgtacgtttgcccacttacaaagaaatgatcagtctataatattaatagtaggtttatttgaacagtgagagacagaataaaaacaaagaaatccagaaaaacacatgtcaaaaatgttataaaatgatttgcattttaatgagggaaataagtataacccttgttggcaatcacagaggtcagacgtttcttatagttggccaccaggtttgcacacatctcaggagggattttgtcccactcctctttgcagatcttcttcaaGTCAGTTAAGGTTTcggggctgacgtttggcaactcgaacgttccgctccctccacagattttctatgggattaaggtctggagactggctaggccactccaggaccttaatgtgcttcttcttgagacactcatttgttgccttggccgtgtgttttgggtcattgtcatgctggaatacccatccacgacccattttcaacgccctggctgagggaaggaggttctcacccaagatttgacggtacatggccccgtccatcgtccctttgatgcggtgaagttgtcctgtccccttagcagaaaaacacccccaaagcataatgtttccacctccatgtttgatggtggagatggtgttcttggggtcataggcagcattcctcctcctcccaacacggcgagttgagttgatgtcaaagagctccattttggtctcatctgaccacaacactttcaccagttgtcctctgagtcattcagatgatcattggcaaacttcagacggacatgtatatgtattcttgagcagggcgctgcacgatttcagtccttcacagcgtagtctgttaccaattgttttcttgtgactatggtcccagctgccttgagatcattgacaagatcctcccgtgtagttctgggctgtagttctgggctgattcctcaccgttctcatgatcattgcaactccacgaggtgagatcttgcatggagccccaggccgagggatattgacagttcttttgtgtttcttccatttgcgaataatcgcaccaaatgttgtcaccttctcaccaagctgcttggcgatggtcttgtagcccattccagccttgtgtaggtctacaatcttgtccctgacatccttggagagctctttggtcttggccatggtggagagtttggaatctgattgattgattgcttctgtggacaggtgtcttttttacaggtaacaagctgcggttaggagcactccctttaaaagtgcgctcctaatcttagctcgttacctgtataaaagacacctgggagccagaaatctttctgattgagagggggtcaaatacttatttccctcattaaaatgcaaatcaaattataacatttctgacatgcgtttttctggatatttttgttgttattctgtctctcactgttcaaataaaccaaccattaaaattatagactgatcgtttctttgtcagtgggcaaacgtacaaaatcagcaggggatcaaatacttttttcccccactgtacatactacctcaatccgCCTGACTAACCGTtgttgtctgtatgtagcctcgctactgtatatagcctgtctttttactgttgttttatttctttacctacctactgttcacctaacaccttttttgcactattggttagagcctgtaagtaaacatttcactgttaggtctacacctgttgtatttcgcgcacgtgacaaataaacttttatttgTAACCATGCTTATATCTGGATCCATATCTGGTCTCTGCAGCAGGGTGTCTGTGGGTAGGAAGTGGTGGTCAAACCTCCTCCCACATGGGGCTCAGATGGCAAGGAGTAAAGTCCTAGGATCGGGAGTGCCAGGGGGGAATACTGGTGGGCTTTCGGTCTCTGGGGTTGTGGCCATCACACTGAGGTCCAGAGGGTTGGGGTGGGGCAGGCCTTGCAAAGTTCCTCAGACATGTTGCCTATCTCCGGGTTGCTCTGGGATGATGCCCGGGTCCTCACTGAGGACAGTTGGTTGTCGGACAGACTGAGCTTGGATTTCTTCTCCTCCACACCACTCAAAGACACACTCCTCTGACGCCTTCTTCTCAATTGAGGGGAGGGGCTTGTATTTGTTCCaagggaagggaagagaaggtAGTTCAGGAACATTATCTAGGTAGTATGGGACTTCGTCCACACTCAGCTGGCTGTGATAGTGGGAAGGAGGCAGCGATCTGACCTGTTGTAGCCCATTGAAGGAGGCTTGGGGATCATTGGTGTGTCGTGGAAGCTGGCAGCCGCGTCCACGTTTGGAGTGTGGCTCAAGCTGGGTCGACAACGCCCTTTCGAGGACTTTGGCCTGGTCAAATGCATTCTTCTCCACAGGAGTAGAATGGTTTATATGCGACTCAACTCTGAAAGATGGGAGACAGtcaagagagacctgaaaatacattGGAAGTTATTCCTCTACATTCTTTCTCATCATAGTCACTGTGATGGCATTCTTGCAGAAAGCCACTGGGTGTGTAGAATTTTGTACCATCACTGGTGAAATAAaacatggctagctagctaactatatgtCTGCTCATCAGGGTTGGAGCAAAAGCCTTCATGCTCAGTAGCTGCTCAGAAGACTGACCACCCCTTTTGAGAGCACTGGCCAACTTGCAAGCTGAGCTAGCTAATCGTATTGTCATGCCAGTGAGAGAACATGTAACGTTACTGCACTTGATTTCCTTGTTGACCAGTTACAATAGCTAGCAAattagctagtgttagctagctaagctgTCAGATCCAAGTTGGTGACAAAGAGGAGACATACTTGCCTCTAGAATAACAGTACAAGATAAGAATAATAGAAAACATATCTGCAGCATACCTTGCATTTTAGCAGATAGATATGTCTCGCTTTTGTTTGTCAACACTCTAGCGGGAAGTTGAGGCTTTTTCAGCAGGCAGCGTCACTCAAATTATCAACACAGCTATCGTTACCTTGGCAATGCTGCTTGCCTCACACGCTCGCACATCAACGGGTGCCCGCTGGTGCAAGCCAAGGAGTGTGCAGCATCAGTGGTATCCATTCCATTTCTATCACAACTGCCTCCAGTCCAGACAGAGATGTTTTGCACTGTGCAAGAACTGTAATTGAAACATTACACCAGATTTAACACTAATATCCTTCTTCAATCTTAGGTTATATAACATCACGACAAAATGATAGAGATACATAAATCATTGCAGAAATAGAACAAAAACAATATAACTTAGGCCTATCATGTCACAGTGTATAATGTTTAACTTAATTCATAGTCAACAGaaaacatttaaaactgtaaaatAACTGGTTCATatttcaaaaaataaaatgtcTATCTTGAGATTTAACAAGACAGGCACACAACATTTAAATCTGCTAGTGCATTTGTAATGATACAAAACCTACTTTTAGAGATGAACTATGATGCATACTTAAAGTACATTAAGGAGAAAATGTAATGCCAGAAACGTGTGTTGAACAAAAACAGCACTGGAAGCCATAGAATTACATTTAGAAAGAAACCTATGGGTAATGTTGCCTTATATCATAATGTACAATTATATACAATAATAATCCCCTCCTTATACACCATAAATGGTCACCAAGAAAAGATCCAAAGCAGCATGGCTTGCCAGCATTGATGTGCTGATTGGACCACTAGAGCTACAGTTGCTTGGTGGTCACAGATCGGTTCATGCAGTCTTACCAACTCCTATGAACAATTCCATTGGAGTTGGTAAGATacaaacagatctaggatcactaggctactactacagtactttcTGCCTACTAGGGCAACTCCAGTATGTTGTTCTGGGCATAGAGGTCCTCTGTCACTTGGTATACCTCAGAGATGAGAGGCAGGGTGTCCCCTAGCACAGCCATCACCTGCTCTGGGCTACCTACATTCATCACATCAAAGAACGTAGCACGCCCTGGGAGAGCCCAGAACGCTGTGCCAGCAGCCTTGCGGATGATCCATGCATGGTGTTGGGCGAGGGACTCATTATAGGCCTCAGAGCACATGACCGAGGTATTGCTGTCCTCAGTGCTGGTTCGTAGCCTCTCCAGGAATAGCTCCAGCCAGCGTAGGGCACGGTGCAGCCTCAGGAGGGTGCGGCAGCCGGACTCTGGGAAACTGCCTCTCTTGGTCAGGTCCACCAGCTGGCTGTCCAGTTCATACTTGACCATAGACTGGATGGTGACATAGTGGGCCCCATTCTCACCATTCAGATGGTTGACCAGGATTTGGATCTTGTTGACAGCATCCTTGGAGATGAAGGAAAACACACTCCCCAGGCAGTTCATGAATCTGGAAATAAAGGACAATAAACACATTTTAATCAGACACATAAAAGCCATTTTATTGGACTACCATGATGCATTCTTATATAAGCCTACCCAACCCAAGTCTTCAAATATGCCATTATGTTAAATGGCTTTATTTTGAGACAACCAGAATCATTTACACTGAgataaattatgattttttttaaggATACCAAACTAGATTATGTGCATAAACTGATTAGTACGGCTTGCCAACTATGCCAGACTCAAGGATTTATTTACATTAGCCCAATGCCAAGGCTAAATCAAATTAAAGTAGACAGTGTAACAAAAATGCAATGTTcagtagtagatacagtatattaaaatTAGCTACGTGAGAATACAGTAGACATATATGAATacacattgtgaaaaactgtatAAATTAAACTGGAAGTgtccaaatcaaagtttattggtcgcgtacacagtttagcagatgttatagcaggtgcagcaaaatgcttatgttactagctcctagcGATGctgtaaaatgtcaaacaagtacacaaaaagtaaaaaacaaacaaaaaaacaagaaatgaAGAAATGTAAGAACGAATCgaattaacaacccaaatagcattgcaacagtaatccaaatgcaatctacACGTACAGTATATACAACGGATTAATTTACACAAGATATAcgaagaatgatatgtacagcagtagacatATTACagtgagctatgtcaagaatcATGTATATTAATAAATAtgtggtgtgtataaacagtgt
The window above is part of the Salmo salar chromosome ssa15, Ssal_v3.1, whole genome shotgun sequence genome. Proteins encoded here:
- the LOC106572558 gene encoding ceramide-1-phosphate transfer protein, which codes for MAVALEDLKFTLQEVLDTFKSCLSEHKEVFLEHYVAGWRGLVKFMNCLGSVFSFISKDAVNKIQILVNHLNGENGAHYVTIQSMVKYELDSQLVDLTKRGSFPESGCRTLLRLHRALRWLELFLERLRTSTEDSNTSVMCSEAYNESLAQHHAWIIRKAAGTAFWALPGRATFFDVMNVGSPEQVMAVLGDTLPLISEVYQVTEDLYAQNNILELP